The genomic region TACACAGAGCCTTCATATGTACTACTAGGGGATCGAAGTTATCCAGCTCCCAAAACCCACAGTTCGACACTAACACCAGTTTTCCTTTGTTTACATCTTCTCTTGGAGGGTGGCGACAATGGCCTTCACGAAGCTCAAACATAGGCTTTACTAGGGGAATCATTCGATCAATGAAGTTCTTCAAAGGTCCAGTGATTCCATCTACATAGACTGGTGTAGCGAATACGAGGATGTCTGCTTCTTGGAGTTTGGGATAGAGCTGTTGCATGTCATCTTGTTGATAGCATTCACCAGGATGCTTCAGCCAACAATTGAACTCTCCAGTGCAAGGTTTGATCTTTAAGTCTCTAGTGTAGAAAAGCTCGACTTTTGCTCCTGCTTCCTTCATTCCATCTAGGAAAGGATTAAGAATCAAGGATGTATGGCTTTTATCTTTCTTGGGGCTGGAATTAATTGCTAATACATTCATCATTTACTCAGCTCTGTAATTGAGAAGGGTATGCATGGTTAGGCATTTAGATAAATCTTTCACAAGGCTGGGTCGATCTACTGAATAGGTTCGAGATGAAAGATT from Candidatus Bathyarchaeota archaeon harbors:
- a CDS encoding flavodoxin family protein; translation: MNVLAINSSPKKDKSHTSLILNPFLDGMKEAGAKVELFYTRDLKIKPCTGEFNCWLKHPGECYQQDDMQQLYPKLQEADILVFATPVYVDGITGPLKNFIDRMIPLVKPMFELREGHCRHPPREDVNKGKLVLVSNCGFWELDNFDPLVVHMKALCKNMSRTFAGALLRPHGPAFSYMLRSGSSADDVVKAAREAGSQLVRNGQISDETLLTVSRDLLPLDTYVEEINKEFKKALESKNK